One Kribbella sp. NBC_00662 genomic region harbors:
- a CDS encoding LacI family DNA-binding transcriptional regulator, translating into MTTSGSVTDGGEVGDDGPQGGTRRSHRVTISDLARRLHISKASVSYALNGRAGVSEETRQRVLDLAEELGFHPNSAAVALSASRTRTIGIVIARDPALISTEAFYMRTLVGIEQYLNEVDSSLLLRLTGEHGEDLDVLRRWSRQGRVDGFILFDEHDDDPRIPLLKELGVPCVVVSSNAPDDSVGRLISSPEETVGLLLDHLVELGHRDVAHVSGPFTFVHERLRVQILQEQAAARGVAVRHIEGTYRYDDGAELTRRLLTDPNPPSAIVLGNDLMAVAALRVAMDLGTAVPAEVSILAWDDSPLCELARPGITAVDQKTMERGRAAADLLLRIVTGDNEIHQEAPAGELRARESSGPAGS; encoded by the coding sequence ATGACGACGAGCGGATCTGTGACCGACGGCGGTGAGGTCGGCGACGACGGCCCACAGGGCGGCACGCGGCGCAGTCATCGGGTCACGATCAGCGATCTCGCCCGCCGGCTGCACATCTCCAAGGCATCGGTCTCGTACGCACTGAACGGGCGGGCCGGGGTCAGCGAGGAGACCCGGCAGCGGGTCCTCGATCTGGCCGAGGAGCTGGGCTTCCACCCGAACTCGGCAGCGGTCGCGCTGTCGGCCAGCCGGACCCGGACGATCGGGATCGTGATCGCCCGCGACCCGGCGCTGATCTCGACCGAGGCGTTTTACATGCGCACGCTGGTCGGCATCGAGCAGTACCTGAACGAGGTCGATTCGTCGCTGCTGCTGCGCCTGACGGGCGAGCACGGCGAGGATCTCGACGTACTGCGGCGCTGGTCGCGGCAGGGGCGCGTCGACGGGTTCATCCTGTTCGACGAGCACGACGACGACCCCAGGATCCCGCTGCTGAAGGAGCTCGGGGTTCCGTGCGTGGTGGTGAGTTCGAACGCACCGGACGACTCGGTCGGGCGGTTGATCAGCTCACCCGAGGAGACGGTCGGGCTGCTGCTCGACCATCTGGTCGAGCTCGGGCACCGCGACGTCGCGCATGTCAGCGGGCCGTTCACGTTCGTCCACGAGCGGCTGCGGGTGCAGATCCTGCAGGAGCAGGCCGCGGCGCGCGGGGTCGCCGTACGGCATATCGAAGGCACCTACCGGTACGACGACGGCGCCGAACTCACCCGTCGGTTGCTGACCGACCCGAACCCGCCGAGCGCGATCGTGCTCGGGAACGACCTGATGGCGGTCGCGGCGCTGCGGGTCGCGATGGACCTCGGTACGGCGGTACCGGCCGAGGTCTCGATCCTCGCCTGGGACGACTCGCCGCTGTGCGAACTCGCCCGCCCCGGCATCACCGCGGTCGACCAGAAGACGATGGAACGCGGCCGGGCTGCGGCCGATCTGCTGCTCCGGATCGTCACCGGCGACAACGAAATTCACCAAGAAGCGCCCGCCGGCGAGCTGCGGGCCCGGGAATCCAGCGGTCCGGCAGGTTCCTGA
- a CDS encoding ABC transporter substrate-binding protein encodes MRLRSFVAAVAATAMGISLAACGGGDKNDSSGGGSGGDQTLTYWASNQGTSLDNDKEVLTPVLQKFTQDTGIKVNLEVIGWNDLQTRIQTAITSGQAPDVVNIGNTWAASLQATDAFLPFDGDAMTAIGGKDKFVPTALATGGKEGTDPTSVPLYGLAYGLYYNKAMFAAAGLQPPKTWEEMVTDARKLTVPAKKQWGMALAAGSYTENVHFAFINAAQNKADWFDADGKPTFTGDGNVQGVLRYLDLMQKDKVANPSNAQYDNGTKSVNDFATKKVAMVINQNNADSSIVANGMKAGEYGVVPFPAPAGAEQVASHVAGINLSVFKNTKHKDAALKFVKYMTDATTQTTLGKPFSSLPVLKDAKPVFTTDAAEAATFQDVYNTKSKPLPLVPAEDQFESTVGKAMNSMFAKIATGGTVTADDVKAALKTAQDQVAAGS; translated from the coding sequence GTGAGACTGCGTTCGTTTGTAGCCGCGGTGGCGGCGACCGCCATGGGAATCAGCCTCGCCGCGTGTGGTGGTGGCGACAAGAACGATTCCTCCGGCGGCGGTTCGGGTGGTGACCAGACGCTGACCTACTGGGCCAGCAACCAGGGCACCAGCCTGGACAACGACAAGGAGGTGCTGACCCCGGTCCTGCAGAAGTTCACCCAGGACACCGGCATCAAGGTCAACCTCGAGGTGATCGGCTGGAACGATCTGCAGACGCGGATCCAGACCGCGATCACCTCCGGCCAGGCGCCGGACGTGGTCAACATCGGCAACACCTGGGCGGCCTCGCTGCAGGCGACCGACGCGTTCCTGCCGTTCGACGGCGACGCGATGACCGCCATCGGCGGCAAGGACAAGTTCGTGCCGACGGCTCTGGCGACCGGCGGCAAGGAAGGCACCGACCCGACCTCGGTCCCGCTCTACGGTCTGGCCTACGGCCTGTACTACAACAAGGCGATGTTCGCCGCGGCCGGCCTGCAGCCGCCGAAGACCTGGGAAGAGATGGTCACCGACGCGCGGAAGCTGACCGTCCCGGCCAAGAAGCAGTGGGGTATGGCGCTGGCGGCCGGCAGCTACACCGAGAACGTGCACTTCGCGTTCATCAACGCCGCGCAGAACAAGGCCGACTGGTTCGACGCCGACGGCAAGCCGACCTTCACCGGTGACGGCAACGTGCAGGGCGTGCTGCGGTACCTCGACCTGATGCAGAAGGACAAGGTCGCGAACCCGTCGAACGCGCAGTACGACAACGGCACCAAGTCGGTCAACGACTTCGCCACCAAGAAGGTCGCGATGGTCATCAACCAGAACAACGCCGACTCCTCGATCGTTGCCAACGGCATGAAGGCCGGCGAGTACGGCGTCGTGCCGTTCCCGGCCCCGGCCGGCGCCGAGCAGGTGGCCAGCCACGTGGCCGGTATCAACCTGTCGGTCTTCAAGAACACCAAGCACAAGGACGCGGCGCTGAAGTTCGTCAAGTACATGACGGACGCGACCACGCAGACCACGCTGGGCAAGCCGTTCTCCTCGCTGCCGGTGCTGAAGGACGCGAAGCCGGTGTTCACCACCGACGCGGCCGAGGCGGCGACGTTCCAGGACGTCTACAACACCAAGTCCAAGCCGCTGCCGCTGGTGCCGGCCGAGGACCAGTTCGAGAGCACCGTCGGCAAGGCGATGAACTCGATGTTCGCCAAGATCGCGACCGGCGGAACGGTCACGGCCGACGATGTGAAAGCGGCCCTGAAGACCGCCCAGGATCAGGTGGCCGCAGGTAGCTGA
- a CDS encoding carbohydrate ABC transporter permease produces the protein MSVATQEATPAAAKPAKKKTRRGPEHRPGLNRWLPYLLLAPAVLAELLIHIIPMVVGIWMSFIKLTKFFIANWSAAPSAGLNNYKVALDFNNAVGEGLLKSFGVTVAFSLITVALSWVLGMAAAVALQPPFRGRGIIRTFFLVPYALPAYAGILTWNFMLQRDTGAVNHVLNQLHLSDGRTFWLIGSNALVSLITVATWKLWTFAFLTLMAGLQSIPGDLYEAASVDGAGNIRQWRNITLPSLRPVNLVLVLVLFLWTFSDFNTPYVLFGTAQPPAGDLITFHIYNASFLTWNFGTGAAMSVLLLIFLMIVTGAYLLVTGRRSRRA, from the coding sequence ATGTCCGTCGCCACACAGGAAGCGACGCCGGCCGCCGCGAAGCCTGCGAAGAAGAAGACCAGGCGCGGCCCCGAACACCGGCCCGGCCTGAACCGCTGGCTGCCGTATCTGCTGCTGGCGCCGGCCGTGCTGGCCGAACTGCTGATCCACATCATCCCGATGGTGGTCGGCATCTGGATGAGTTTCATCAAGCTGACCAAGTTCTTCATCGCGAACTGGTCCGCGGCGCCCAGCGCCGGGCTCAACAACTACAAGGTCGCGCTGGACTTCAACAACGCGGTCGGTGAGGGCCTGCTGAAGTCCTTCGGCGTCACCGTCGCCTTCTCGCTGATCACGGTCGCGCTGTCCTGGGTGCTCGGGATGGCGGCCGCGGTCGCGCTGCAGCCGCCGTTCCGCGGTCGCGGCATCATCCGGACCTTCTTCCTGGTGCCGTACGCGCTCCCGGCGTACGCCGGGATCCTGACCTGGAACTTCATGCTCCAGCGCGACACCGGTGCCGTGAACCACGTGCTGAACCAGCTGCATCTCAGCGACGGCCGGACGTTCTGGCTGATCGGCAGCAACGCGCTGGTCTCGCTGATCACGGTCGCGACCTGGAAGCTGTGGACGTTCGCGTTCCTCACGCTGATGGCCGGCCTGCAGAGCATCCCGGGCGACCTGTACGAGGCGGCGTCGGTCGACGGCGCCGGCAACATTCGGCAATGGCGCAACATCACGCTGCCGTCGCTGCGGCCGGTCAACCTGGTGCTGGTGCTCGTCCTGTTCCTGTGGACGTTCAGCGACTTCAACACGCCGTACGTGCTGTTCGGTACGGCGCAGCCGCCGGCCGGTGACCTGATCACGTTCCACATCTACAACGCGTCGTTCCTGACCTGGAACTTCGGCACCGGTGCGGCGATGTCCGTACTGCTGCTGATCTTCCTGATGATCGTCACCGGCGCGTATCTGCTCGTCACCGGAAGGAGGTCGCGTCGTGCGTGA
- a CDS encoding carbohydrate ABC transporter permease, producing the protein MRETQGFKIYRGVVLTVLGLFVLVPLYVMITSSLKPLKDVQGAFSWWPSNLTLTPFVDMWKTVPLARYFVNSTIVSVSATVFSVAIAILAAFAVSRFRFRGRTAFTTTVLSTQMFPGVLFLLPLFLIFVNINNSFGLQLVGTRLGLIITYLTFSLPFSIWMLAGYFDSIPRELDEAALVDGCGPMGALWRVVLPAARPGVIAVAIYSFMTAWGEVLFASVMTTEANRTLSVGLRQYSTQTNIYWNQIMAAALVVSVPVVIGFLLAQRHFVAGVTAGAVK; encoded by the coding sequence GTGCGTGAGACCCAGGGTTTCAAGATCTACCGCGGAGTCGTGCTGACCGTACTCGGCCTGTTCGTGCTCGTCCCGCTGTACGTGATGATCACGTCGTCGCTGAAGCCGCTGAAGGACGTGCAGGGCGCGTTCTCCTGGTGGCCGTCGAACCTGACGCTGACGCCGTTCGTGGACATGTGGAAGACGGTGCCGCTGGCCCGGTACTTCGTGAACAGCACGATCGTCTCCGTGTCGGCGACGGTGTTCTCGGTGGCGATCGCGATCCTCGCTGCGTTCGCGGTGTCGCGCTTCCGGTTCCGAGGGCGGACGGCGTTCACGACGACCGTGCTGTCGACGCAGATGTTCCCGGGTGTGCTGTTCCTGCTGCCGTTGTTCCTGATCTTCGTGAACATCAACAACTCGTTCGGGCTGCAGCTGGTCGGGACGCGGCTCGGGTTGATCATCACGTACCTGACGTTCAGCCTGCCGTTCTCGATCTGGATGCTGGCCGGGTACTTCGACAGCATCCCGCGCGAGCTCGACGAGGCCGCCCTGGTCGACGGCTGCGGACCGATGGGCGCGCTGTGGCGCGTCGTACTCCCGGCCGCACGGCCCGGCGTGATCGCGGTCGCGATCTACTCGTTCATGACCGCGTGGGGCGAGGTCCTGTTCGCCTCGGTCATGACCACCGAAGCCAACCGCACGCTCTCCGTCGGCCTCCGCCAGTACTCCACCCAGACCAACATCTACTGGAACCAGATCATGGCCGCTGCCCTGGTCGTCAGCGTCCCAGTAGTTATCGGCTTCCTCCTCGCCCAACGCCACTTCGTCGCCGGCGTCACCGCGGGCGCCGTCAAGTAG
- the efeB gene encoding iron uptake transporter deferrochelatase/peroxidase subunit: MTDEPTPPSENPRRGFSRRGLFGAAGAAVATGVAGYAVRSAVSTQPSQAADTNGPVEFHGPHQAGITTPVQDRLHFAAFDVTTTSRDDLIALLKEWTAAAALLTAGRDIGQYGAVNGPDEAPPEDTGEAVGLPPARLTLTVGFGPTLFDKRFGLAAKRPKALVDLPHFIGDDLDPTRSYGDIAVQACSDDPQVAVHAIRNLARIGFGRVAVRYSQLGFGRTSSTSRAQSTPRNLFGFKDGTNNLKLEDADKLEQQLWVQPEDGPDWMVGGSYLVSRRIRMNIEIWDRTSLGEQEGIIGRGKGTGAPLGKADEFDTLDFNAKQADGRPKIPVDSHVRLAHPTFNQGAELLRRGYNFVDGSDGLGRLDAGLFFLAYQRDPRKQFIPIQNQLAKNDTMNEYIHHVGSGIFACPPGVTPGTYWGEKLFS, from the coding sequence ATGACCGACGAACCCACACCCCCATCCGAGAACCCGCGGCGGGGCTTCTCGCGGCGCGGACTCTTCGGCGCAGCGGGTGCTGCCGTGGCAACCGGCGTCGCCGGTTATGCGGTGCGCTCGGCGGTCTCCACCCAGCCGTCGCAGGCTGCCGACACCAACGGACCGGTTGAGTTCCACGGGCCGCACCAAGCCGGGATCACCACCCCGGTGCAAGATCGGTTGCACTTCGCCGCGTTCGACGTGACGACCACGAGCCGCGACGACCTGATCGCATTGCTGAAGGAGTGGACCGCCGCGGCCGCGCTCCTGACGGCCGGGCGTGACATCGGTCAGTACGGCGCGGTGAACGGCCCGGACGAGGCCCCGCCCGAGGACACCGGCGAGGCGGTCGGGCTGCCGCCGGCGCGGTTGACGCTGACCGTCGGGTTCGGGCCGACCCTGTTCGACAAGCGGTTCGGCCTGGCTGCGAAGCGCCCCAAGGCATTGGTCGACCTGCCGCACTTCATCGGCGACGACCTCGACCCGACACGCTCGTACGGCGACATCGCCGTACAGGCCTGCTCCGACGACCCCCAGGTCGCAGTACACGCGATCCGCAACCTGGCCCGGATCGGCTTCGGGCGCGTCGCCGTACGGTATTCGCAGCTGGGCTTCGGCCGTACGTCGTCCACGTCGCGTGCCCAGTCGACGCCGCGCAACCTGTTCGGCTTCAAGGACGGCACCAACAACCTCAAGCTCGAGGACGCCGACAAGCTCGAGCAGCAGCTGTGGGTCCAGCCCGAGGACGGCCCCGACTGGATGGTCGGTGGCTCTTACCTGGTCTCGCGCCGGATCCGGATGAACATCGAGATCTGGGACCGTACGTCGCTCGGCGAGCAGGAAGGCATCATCGGCCGCGGCAAAGGCACCGGCGCCCCACTCGGCAAGGCCGACGAGTTCGACACCCTCGACTTCAACGCCAAGCAGGCCGACGGACGGCCGAAGATCCCGGTCGACTCACACGTCCGGCTCGCCCACCCGACGTTCAACCAGGGCGCCGAACTCCTCCGCCGCGGCTACAACTTCGTCGACGGCTCGGACGGCCTGGGCCGCCTCGACGCCGGCCTCTTCTTCCTCGCCTACCAGCGAGACCCCCGCAAACAGTTCATCCCGATCCAGAACCAGCTCGCCAAGAACGACACGATGAACGAGTACATCCACCACGTAGGCTCCGGCATCTTCGCCTGCCCACCTGGCGTCACCCCCGGCACCTACTGGGGCGAAAAACTCTTCAGCTAG
- the efeO gene encoding iron uptake system protein EfeO, translating to MSSSLPRRAAVLGVVIGIAALTACAKDEPAAKDDGTGPVSVKASDSACDLSRRDVKSGTSTFSVSNGGSKITEFYVYAEGDRVMGEVENIGPGLKRDLIVELPTGKYQAVCKPGMVGDGIRGDLTVTGNAPAQVDTDTELKQATSSYQRYVNSQAVALEQKTTEFVTAVKAGDVAKAKALFPVSRTYWERIEPVAESFGDLDPKIDARVNDVEPGTEWTGYHRIEQALWVSNSTKGMDKYADQLLTDVKTVVAKAKVVKLTPLQLANGAKELLDEVATGKVTGEEDRYSHTDLWDFQANVEGSQAAVQALRPALQSRDAALVAQLDTNFKAVFASLDKYRDGDGFKPYTASEAEKKALGAVVDGLAEPVSKVAGVIAQK from the coding sequence ATGTCCAGCTCATTGCCCCGTCGGGCCGCCGTCCTCGGCGTCGTCATCGGTATCGCCGCGCTGACCGCGTGCGCGAAGGACGAGCCCGCTGCGAAGGACGACGGCACCGGCCCGGTCTCGGTGAAGGCGTCCGACTCGGCCTGTGACCTGAGCCGCCGCGACGTGAAGTCCGGCACCAGCACGTTCTCGGTCTCCAACGGCGGCAGCAAGATCACCGAGTTCTACGTGTACGCCGAGGGCGACCGGGTGATGGGCGAGGTCGAGAACATCGGCCCGGGGCTGAAGCGGGACCTGATCGTCGAGCTGCCGACCGGCAAGTACCAGGCGGTCTGCAAGCCGGGCATGGTCGGCGACGGCATCCGCGGCGACCTCACCGTCACCGGCAACGCGCCCGCGCAGGTCGACACCGACACCGAGCTCAAGCAGGCGACTTCGAGCTACCAGCGGTACGTGAACTCGCAGGCGGTGGCGCTCGAGCAGAAGACCACCGAGTTCGTCACCGCGGTGAAGGCCGGCGATGTCGCCAAGGCGAAGGCGCTGTTCCCGGTGTCGCGGACGTACTGGGAGCGGATCGAGCCGGTCGCGGAGTCCTTCGGCGACCTGGACCCGAAGATCGATGCCCGCGTCAACGACGTCGAGCCGGGCACCGAGTGGACCGGGTACCACCGGATCGAGCAGGCGCTGTGGGTCTCCAACAGCACCAAGGGCATGGACAAGTACGCCGACCAGCTGCTGACCGACGTGAAGACGGTGGTCGCGAAGGCGAAGGTCGTGAAGCTGACTCCGCTACAGCTGGCCAACGGCGCGAAGGAACTCCTCGACGAGGTCGCGACCGGCAAGGTCACCGGCGAGGAGGACCGCTACTCGCACACCGACCTGTGGGACTTCCAGGCGAACGTCGAGGGTTCACAGGCCGCGGTCCAGGCGCTCCGCCCGGCGCTCCAGTCGCGGGACGCGGCGCTGGTGGCGCAGCTGGACACGAACTTCAAGGCGGTCTTCGCGTCGCTGGACAAGTACCGCGACGGCGACGGCTTCAAGCCGTACACGGCCTCCGAAGCAGAGAAGAAGGCCCTCGGCGCAGTGGTCGACGGCCTGGCCGAGCCGGTGAGCAAGGTCGCAGGAGTGATCGCACAGAAATGA
- the efeU gene encoding iron uptake transporter permease EfeU: MLANYLIGLREGLEASLVVSILATFLVKSGHRDRLKLVWIGVASALAVAAVAWGLLQFVTALTAKSFTTQETVGGVMSILAVGFVTWMIFWMRKASRSIAKELRERMGQALEVGSRAVVILAFLAVFRESIETAFIVYASAATATTAVPLIGVLLGLGTSVLLGIAIYKGAVKINLAVFFKWTGAVLILVAAGIFAYGFHDLQEAGILPGLQHLAFDISHVVPPDSWYGVLLKGIFNFNPTPTVLEATAWVVYLVPVMVLYFRPVKSATPPAVPAAKTAGEAA, from the coding sequence ATGCTCGCGAACTATCTGATCGGACTCCGTGAAGGACTCGAGGCTTCGCTGGTCGTCAGCATCCTCGCCACGTTCCTGGTCAAGTCGGGGCATCGAGATCGACTGAAACTGGTCTGGATCGGAGTCGCGTCGGCGCTCGCCGTCGCGGCCGTCGCCTGGGGTCTGCTCCAGTTCGTCACCGCGCTGACCGCGAAGTCGTTCACCACCCAGGAGACCGTCGGGGGGGTGATGTCGATCCTCGCGGTCGGCTTCGTCACCTGGATGATCTTCTGGATGCGCAAGGCGTCCCGCAGCATCGCCAAGGAACTGCGCGAGCGGATGGGCCAGGCCCTCGAGGTCGGCTCCCGCGCGGTCGTCATCCTCGCGTTCCTGGCGGTGTTCCGGGAGAGCATCGAGACCGCGTTCATCGTGTACGCGTCGGCCGCCACCGCGACCACCGCCGTACCGCTGATCGGCGTCCTGCTCGGCCTCGGTACGTCGGTGCTGCTGGGGATCGCGATCTACAAGGGCGCGGTGAAGATCAACCTGGCCGTCTTCTTCAAGTGGACCGGCGCGGTGCTGATCCTGGTCGCGGCCGGCATCTTCGCGTACGGGTTCCACGACCTGCAGGAGGCGGGCATCCTGCCCGGCCTGCAGCATCTGGCCTTCGACATCTCGCACGTGGTCCCGCCGGACAGCTGGTACGGCGTACTGCTCAAGGGCATCTTCAACTTCAACCCGACCCCGACCGTGCTCGAGGCAACCGCGTGGGTCGTCTATCTGGTCCCGGTGATGGTGCTCTACTTCCGTCCGGTGAAGAGCGCCACGCCGCCCGCCGTACCGGCGGCCAAGACCGCCGGCGAAGCGGCCTGA
- the thpR gene encoding RNA 2',3'-cyclic phosphodiesterase, producing the protein MRLFVAVVPPIEVVEDLNEFVEPRREHPDDDIRWASDQHWHITLAFLGDVPDWKTEELEERLEAAAGRQKPFELQLTGAGAFPGVPDARVLYTGVRDDTESLKHLSMTTRSAATRAGVTVEGRKFTPHVTLARLRRPIDVTRWVRIFDTYEGPVWTAGSLQLIESRLGEGPGHSAAYDTVGEWDFLG; encoded by the coding sequence ATGCGATTGTTCGTGGCCGTGGTGCCACCCATCGAAGTTGTGGAGGATCTGAACGAGTTCGTCGAGCCCCGGCGGGAGCATCCGGACGACGACATCCGGTGGGCCTCGGACCAGCACTGGCACATCACGCTGGCGTTCCTCGGCGACGTACCGGACTGGAAGACCGAGGAGCTCGAGGAGCGGCTGGAGGCGGCCGCGGGGCGGCAGAAGCCGTTCGAGTTGCAGCTGACCGGAGCCGGCGCGTTCCCCGGCGTACCGGACGCGCGGGTGCTGTACACCGGCGTCCGTGACGACACCGAATCGCTCAAGCATCTGTCGATGACCACGCGGTCGGCGGCGACGCGCGCCGGCGTCACCGTCGAGGGCCGGAAGTTCACCCCGCACGTCACGTTGGCCCGGTTGCGGCGACCGATCGACGTGACCCGCTGGGTCCGGATCTTCGACACCTACGAAGGTCCGGTCTGGACCGCCGGCAGCCTGCAGTTGATCGAATCCCGGCTCGGTGAGGGGCCGGGGCACAGTGCGGCGTACGACACAGTAGGCGAATGGGACTTCTTAGGTTAA
- a CDS encoding LLM class flavin-dependent oxidoreductase, whose protein sequence is MELKLPSPCVVILVGPGASGKSTWAAERFSAELIVSSDRLRALVGAGEDDIAASADAFALLDVVVRQRIGRRLTTVIDTLGLDKERRLAWLGLARAAGMPCVAVGFDTPADECRRRNRERTSKRIPADALTSQLRSWSAVKKELPDEGYDQLLQPTAVRVVPEAFVDAGAAAVRQVEKPSGLRFGLQLSSYTHPGGRVGMAAWVREVAERAEAAGFDSIYVMDHFRQIPQVGRAWDDFLESWTTLGYLAACTTRLRLGTLVSGITYRNVAHLGKIAATLDVLSGGRAVCGVGLAWFEAEHKAYGWSFPSVSERYAMLEDALQLLPVLWGPGNKPFHGKVLDVPDTTCYPRPLQEHLPVLVGGSGQRTLRLAGRYADAVNVFGDVVAVRKRVDYLREVTSRPVEATHLSTTLVGKNHEDLELLIRKLRPRNANPAKYAAAVNAGTVDDQIGRFRELSEAGVAEVMISLPDLETLDTVAEVISAFRV, encoded by the coding sequence GTGGAACTCAAACTGCCGTCGCCGTGTGTGGTGATCCTGGTCGGGCCGGGGGCGTCGGGGAAGTCGACGTGGGCGGCCGAGCGGTTCTCCGCTGAGCTGATCGTGTCGAGTGATCGGCTGCGGGCTCTGGTCGGGGCGGGTGAGGACGATATCGCGGCCAGTGCGGATGCGTTCGCGTTGCTGGATGTGGTGGTGCGGCAACGAATCGGGCGGCGGCTGACGACGGTGATCGACACCCTGGGGCTGGACAAGGAACGACGGCTGGCGTGGCTGGGGCTGGCGCGTGCGGCGGGGATGCCTTGTGTGGCGGTGGGGTTCGACACGCCGGCCGACGAGTGCAGGCGGCGTAATCGGGAACGTACGTCGAAGCGGATCCCGGCCGATGCATTGACCTCGCAGCTGAGGTCGTGGTCGGCGGTGAAGAAGGAGTTGCCGGACGAAGGGTACGACCAGCTTCTGCAACCGACAGCTGTTCGGGTGGTTCCCGAGGCATTCGTGGACGCGGGCGCGGCCGCCGTACGGCAGGTCGAGAAGCCGAGCGGGCTGAGATTCGGGCTGCAGCTGAGCAGTTACACCCATCCAGGTGGTCGGGTGGGGATGGCTGCGTGGGTACGGGAGGTCGCGGAACGGGCCGAGGCGGCGGGGTTCGACTCGATCTACGTGATGGATCATTTCCGGCAGATTCCGCAGGTCGGGCGGGCGTGGGACGACTTCCTGGAGAGCTGGACGACGCTGGGGTATCTGGCTGCCTGCACAACGCGGCTGCGGCTCGGGACCCTGGTCTCCGGGATCACCTACCGGAACGTCGCCCACCTCGGCAAGATCGCGGCGACGCTCGACGTCTTGAGTGGTGGGCGGGCGGTGTGCGGCGTCGGGCTCGCGTGGTTCGAGGCCGAGCACAAGGCCTACGGGTGGTCGTTCCCGTCGGTGAGTGAGCGGTACGCCATGCTCGAGGACGCGTTGCAGCTGCTCCCGGTTCTATGGGGTCCGGGCAACAAACCGTTCCACGGCAAGGTTCTCGACGTACCGGACACCACGTGCTACCCGCGACCGCTGCAGGAGCATCTGCCGGTGCTCGTCGGTGGGAGTGGCCAACGAACGCTCCGACTGGCCGGCCGCTACGCCGATGCGGTCAACGTGTTCGGCGATGTGGTTGCTGTGCGCAAGCGTGTCGACTACCTCCGCGAGGTCACCTCCCGGCCGGTCGAGGCGACGCACCTCTCGACAACACTCGTCGGCAAGAACCACGAGGATCTCGAGCTGTTGATTCGTAAGCTCCGGCCGCGGAACGCGAACCCCGCGAAGTACGCCGCAGCCGTGAACGCCGGCACCGTCGACGATCAGATCGGGCGGTTCCGCGAGCTGTCCGAGGCGGGTGTGGCCGAGGTGATGATCAGCCTGCCCGACCTCGAGACGCTCGACACGGTCGCCGAGGTGATCTCAGCCTTCCGGGTGTAG